A window of Leeia aquatica genomic DNA:
CGGTAGGGCTCGTCTTTGCGGCTTTCCGGCTGCTGTACCGAGCTGGCGGCCAGTGCAGCCAGATCGTGCGTCACGTTGACCTCACGTGAGGACAGCATCAGCCGCGATTCCAGTCGCGACAACAAATCAAAATAATGGCGGAAGGCTACTTCAGCCTGCACCTTGAAGGCGTAGCGCAGCACTTCGGCGTTGACAAAGGGGTTGCCATCGCGGTCACCGCCAATCCAGCTGCCCATTCGGAAAAAGGCAGGCAGCTCGACTGGGGCACCCAGCTGCTGGCCGAGCGCTGCTTCCAGATTCTGGTACAGCGCGGGCAACTGCTGCAGGAAGGTGTAATCGTAATAGGCGAGGCCGTTGCGAATCTCGTCGAATACCGTCAGCTTGAAGCTGCGAATCTCGGACGACTGCCACAAGGTCATCACCAGGCGACGCAGGGCTGCGGTATTGGCGTCCATCTCCTCTGGCGTCAGCCACGGGTTGCTGCGCACGGTCAGCAGGCGGGCGATCTCGCGCTCACAATCCAGCACACTCTTGCGCTGCACTTCGGTGGGGTGCGCGGTCAGCACCGGCGACAGCCAGCCATTTTGCAGGAGCTCGAGCACGCTGCCTGGCGTCACTTGTTGCTCCTGCAGCCGCTGCATCACATGCGGCAAGCTGCCGACCTGTGGCGCGGAGCCTTCAATGCGGTGAATGCGGCGGCGACGGTTGTGGTGCAGGTCTTCGGCAATATTGGACAGGTGGGAGAAGTAGGCGAATGCCCGCACCAGCGCCACGGTATTGCCATGCGACAGCTGGGTCAGTTCGGCTTCCAGCGCCGCGCGCTGGGTGGGATCTGCATCCCCCAAGGCATGCGCAGTTTCACGGATGCGGGTAATGGTGGCCCCGGTTTCCACCCCTTCCACACAGGCCAGCACTTCCAGCAACAGGCGATCCAGCAGGGCAATATCGTCCTGCAGGGGTCCATCCTTGTCACGCCGCAACTTGACTTCTGCTTCTTCCCGCACCTTGCATCCCCCCGATTCTGCGTGATGCGGCCTTGCGGCATCACCACCACGCCCGGTGCCTTTTCGGCACCTTCATTACATAAAAAACACCTCTTATGATGTAATCAAACTACAAGCCGTATCTTGACGAAAATATTGCAACGCGGCAAAGGTTTTTTTGCTTGCGCCAGCGCAAGCCGTTGCCGATTTGCTGCATGGTACAATGAGACTGTCAGTTCACCTTTAACAGTTGATCATCAAGGACTTTTTCATGTCTTTCCCCGACCGCCTCGTCATCGCCACCCGTGAAAGCCCGCTGGCGTTGTGGCAGGCGGAACACGTGCGTCATCTGCTGCAAACGCAATATCCGGGGCTGCAGGTTGAACTGCTGGGCATGACCACCCAGGGCGACCGCATTCTGGATGTCAGTCTGTCAAAAATTGGTGGCAAAGGCCTGTTCGTCAAGGAGCTGGAACTGGCCATGCAGGAAGGCCGTGCCGATCTGGCCGTGCACTCGATGAAAGACGTCCCCATGCTGCTGCCGGAGGGCTTTGCCCTGCCCGCCATTCTGCAGCGGGAGGAACCCTTTGATGCGCTGGTATCCAACCAGTATGACAGTCTGGCAGCGCTGCCGGCCGGCGCCGTAGTTGGCACCTCCAGCCTGCGGCGGGAAAGCCAGCTGCGTGCGCAGTACCCGCATCTGCGTATCGAACCCTTGCGCGGCAATCTGGGCACCCGCCTGCGCAAGCTGGATGAAGGCCAGTACGCCGCCATCATCCTGGCCGTCGCCGGGCTGAAGCGGCTGGGGCTGGCAGAACGCATCCGGGCCGTCTTGCCGCCGGAGCAAAGCCTGCCCGCCGTCGGCCAAGGCGCAATTGGCATTGAATGCCGCAGTGATCGCCCTGAGCTGATCACGCTGCTGGCCGGGCTGGATCACGCCGCCACCTCGGCCTGCGTGCAAGCAGAGCGCGCCATGAGCCGCAAGCTGGGTGGCAGCTGTCAGGTGCCGCTAGGGGGATTTGCGGTACTGGAGGGGGATCAGCTGTGGCTGCGCGGTTTCGTGGCCCAAGCCGATGGCCAGCAAGTGCTGCGCACCGAGCAGCGCGGTCGTATGACAGACGCAACACAACTGGGTGAAGCCGCCGCAATGGCACTGATTGCGCAGGGCGCGGATGCTATCATGGCAGCATTGAGTCTGCCCTGACTGGACTTCGGTGAACCCACCCCTGCACCACCGCCGTATTGTCGTTACCCGCCCGGCAGCACAAGCCAGCGCCCTGATGCAATCCATCCGGGAGCTGGGGGGGGAACCCCTGCTGTTGCCCTTGCTGGTGATCGAGCCGCTACCTGATCCGCATCAGCTGCGCCAGGCGGCGGAAACGCTGTCTACTGCCCGTTTCGCCATCTTCGTCAGCCCCAATGCCGTCGAGCAGGCCCTGCCGCTGCTGCTGGCACACGGCAGCTGGCCAGAAGGGGTGCAAGCTGTGGCCATTGGCCCGGGTACCGCGCACGCCTTGCAGCAAGCCCACATCACGGATGTACTGTGCCCACGCCAGCAGTACGACAGCCAAGGTGTGCTGGCCCTGCCTGAACTGCAGTCGGTGGACGGGCAGCGAATCCTGATCTTCCGTGGCGAAGACGGCAAGGCGGAGCTGGGTGATGGCTTGCAAGCGCGCGGGGCGCAGGTAGAGTACATTCCCTGCTACCGTCGACTGCTGCCACAGGATACCGCACAGCACCTGGCCGACCTGCTGAGCAGTGACCCGCCGGATGCTTTTATCGTCACCAGCAGTGAGGCGGCCCGCCATCTGTTCAGCTCAGCTGGAGAAAGCCTGCTCAAGCAGCTACAATCCATCCCGATCGGTGTCACCCATCCGCAAATTGGGGATACCGTGCGGGCACACGGCGGCAGCGCTGTCGAAGCCGGCAGCGGTGGTGACCTCGCCTTGTTGAAGGCTTTGTCTGCCGCGCTGGATGTGCCGCCCCCACCCGTGACCACTGGCCGTACTGTGATGCCTGAACCGACACCTGCTTCTCCCGTACAACCACAACGCCCCGGCCTGGGTGAGCGACTGGTTGAGCGGATCAACCCGACCTTGCTGGTAGCCCTGGTGGCCCTCGGCATCCTGATCTGGCAATGGCGCGACAACAGCCTGCAACTGAGCCAGCTCAGGAGTGAGGTCGGTCTGCGACTGGCCGAAACCGGCGCCTTTCAGAAGCAAAGCCGTGACCTGATTGAGCGTATTGAGCGCGCGCGTATTGAGGAGCGCTCACGCCTGGTCACGCTGGAAACCCGCATGGCCGAATCACAAAGCCAGCAGGCGACCCTGGCCGCCTTGTACCAGAACCTGAACCAGCACCGTGACAGCCTGCTGCTGGCGGAAGTCGAACAGCTGCTGATGGCTGCCAGCCAGCAATTGCAGATTGCCAACGACCCGCGCGCCGCGCTGGTAGCACTGGAAGGAGCCCAGTCGCGGCTGGCGCTGGAGGATAATCCCAAGTTCCTGCCGCTGCGGCAGAGCGTGGGCAAAGATATTGCCACCCTCAAGACCTTGCCCAATGTGGATACCGTCAACCTGACCATGCGGCTGGATGCCATGCTGGCCGTGGTGGACAACCTGCCCTTCAGCATCGACAGCCGCCCACAGCAGGCGCCAAAGCTGCCCAACGTCAAGGAAGAACCGGACAGCCTGTCCAAGGAAATTTGGGGCGAAATCAAGCAGCTGATCCGTATCCGCCGTATCGACAAGCCGGATGCCCCACTGCTGCCCGCCGAGCAGACCTATTTTGTGCGCGAGAACATGAAGCTGCGCCTGCTGTCCGCCCGCACCGCCTTGCAACAGCGCGACGAAAACGTGTTCCGCACTGACCTGCAAGCCGTGCGCCAGAGCCTGCAGGGCTTCTTTGATACCCAGTCGATGGACGTGAAGCAGAGCCTGACCCAGCTGAACCAGATGCTGGCCACGCCGCTGCAAGTCAAATTGCCCGATCTGACGGCCAGCCTGAGCGCACTCGGCAGCCTGAAAACCTTGCAAGAGCAGGAGCTCACTGCAGGAGCCCACCCATGAGGGCGCTGTTCTGGACCCTGCTGCTGTTTGTGCTGGCGGTGGTGCTGGCCCTGCTCAGCCGGGTCAACACCGGCTATGCCATCCTGATTGTGCCGCCTTATCGCATCGACATCAGCTTCAACACCTTTGTATTCCTGACGGTGCTGGCTTTCATTGTCGCCTATTTCATCATCCGTGCTGCTGCCACCACACTGGCGCTGCCGCAGAAAGTGCGCGACTACCACCGCAGCAAGCGGCGCAACGCGGCACAGAAGTCGCTGCTGGATGCACTGCTAGCCTACTTTGAAGGTCGCTACTCGCGCGCCGAGCGGCTGGCTTCGCAAACGCTGGAGCTGGAAGAATCGCCACAGTCACGCGCCATCAGTGCGCTGCTGGCCGCCGCGGCAGCGGATTCGATCAAGAATACCGACAAGCGTGATGCCTATCTGGCGCGCAGTGAACTGGCTACGCCAGATACCCACCTCGCCCGGCTGATGGTGCAAGCCTCGCTGCAACTGAAAGCGCATCGCTACGAAGAAGCGCTGGAAACCCTGCATACCGCCAAGAATATTGCGCCCAAGCTGACCACTGCCCTGCGGCTGGAACTGACCGCTCGCCAGCAATTGGGCCAGTTTGCCCATGTGCTGCCGCTGATTGCCCAACTGGAAAAGAGTGAGGCGATCAACCCGGTGCAAGCCGAGCAGTTGCGCAAACATGCGTTCACCCGCCAGCTGCGGGACGAGGTACAGGAGCTGGTGCTGTTCCGCCGCTTCTGGAACAAGCTGCCGGCTGACTACCGGCTGGACAGCAAGATGGCCTTGACAGCGGCTCGCAAGCTGACCGACTGGCAACAGTGGCAAGACAGCCGGGAAGTGTTGACCCAGGCACTGCAGCATGGCTGGGAGCCTGCACTGGTGCTGGCACTGAGCCAGTTGCCCACGGACGCACCGGCTGATGAAGTGCTGGCGCGGGTGCAGCAGGCCGAAGCCTGGCTGGAGCAACACCCGCAGGATGCCAGCCTGCTGCTGGCATTGGGTCGCCTCTGCCGCCAGCAGCAGCTTTGGGGCAAGGCCCGCAGCTATCTGGAAGCCAGCCTGGCCGTCGCCCCCTCTGCGGTCACCCATATTGAGCTGGCTCGCCTGCTGACCCAGCTGGATGAGGCCAGCACCGCACAGCTGCATTTTGAGGCCGCCGCCAGCGCCGTGGAGCAGGCACTGGCCGATCAGGACGACTGAGCCCGCCGCCCGGACCACCAGACCAGACTGGCCGCCCCGCTGATCAACACGGCGGCCAGCCCGACCTGCCCACTCAGTGGCCGCCCGGTCCACAGATGCAGGGCCACGGTAGACAGCAGCGGTGTCAGGTTAGCCAGCACCCCGATCCGGCGTGGATCGCCTTGCTTCAGCGCGCGATCCCACAGGTAAAAGGCCGCGCCCATCGGCCCCAGACCCAACAGCAGCAGACTCACACCATCTACCGTCCGCCACACCACCGCAGGCTCCCACAGCCCGTGGCAGAGCAAGGCCAGCGCAGCGGATACCATGCAAAAACCGCCAACCGCCGCTGTCGGGAATGGAGGTACCCGACGACTGGCCAGTGAGTAGCTCGCCCAGACCAAGGCCGAACAGCCGGCCAACGCAAAGCCGACGCCACTGCCCTGCAGGCTGAACTGTCGCCCGCCAACAATGGCCAGCGCCGCTCCGGCAAAGCCCAGCACCGCCGCCAGCACATGCACGGCCCGCAAGCGGTGCCCCGGCAGAAACAGGGGCGTCAGCAATACAATCAGCAAAGGCCATAGGTAGTTGATCAGATTGGCCTCAATCGGTGGCGCGTGGCGTAACGCCATGAACAGCAGGAAATGGAAACCGAACAGGCCATACACCCCCAGCAGCAAGGTGCGCAGCGGTACCCGCCATTGCCGCCAGTGCGGCAGGCTCAACAGTCCCCCCAGCAGCAGGGAAAGGCCCGTCAACAAGAAAGGCGGCCAGTGCGCCAGCGCCAGCCCCAGTACCGCCAGGCTGGCCCACAGGATGATGGCCATCAGCGCCCACAGCATGGTGTTCTCCTTGGCAAAAACCCCATGCTAGCGTGGCAGGACGGGGCGGATCGTCGCAAGGCTAGGATGGGGTGCCGATTTTGTGCGTATCTGGCCACAGGTCACGGGCGCGCACCCCATCGCTGCGCCGCAAGGCGGCGGTGAGGGCGGAGGGTGAGGCATACCCCACCTGTGCCGCTACCGCAGCCACCGCCATACCCTGCTGTAAACGCTGCCGGGCGGCCTGCAAACGCAGCTGACGTAACCAGGATTGCGGGGTGAGTCCAGTATGCTGGCGGAAGCAATCGTGAAAATGCGGCACGGACCAGCCGCAGAGCTGGGCCAGTTCGGCCACCGTAATCGGCCGGTGCAGATGGGCGCTCACCCAGTGGCCCAGTGCGTCCAGCGGCAGGGTTGCCGTACGCGTGGGGGATTGATGCCAGCACAGCACACCCGCAACGGCAGCCTGCAGCCCGACATGGTCGGGGCGCTGCTGCAAGGCCTGTTGCAGCTGCTGCAGCAAGGGCCGCAAGGCGGCAGGCCAGCCAAACGCGGTCGGGCGGCGTGGAAAGACTTCCACCGGCAAATCCAGCACCAGACACTGATTGTTCTGATAGCCCGCAAAGTCATGGCGGCTCTGCGGCGGGATCCACACCCCGCTGCCCGGCAATACCCGGTACAGATGCCCCTCCACTTCCAGCTCCAGCGCACCCTGTAGGCAGCACAGCCATTGGCTGAACGCATGGGCATGGCTGCCATGGCTGGCCGCATAGTGACGAAGCGCAGCCTGACTCATTCAACCCTCCGGCCGCTGCGCGCAGGTGACACGGGCTTGCCCGGCCAGATCATGGTGCAAACGGATTTGTTGCCAACCCGCTTGCTGCAACAAGGCAGGCACCGTCTCGCCCTGGTCATAACCGTGCTCGACCAGCAACCAGCCGCCGGGGCGCAGGCAGGCCTTCGCCTGCTGGGCCAGTGCGCGGTAAGCCTGCAAGCCATCGGCACCATCGGTCAAGGCATTGGCGGGTTCATAGCGCAGGTCGCCCTGCTGCAGGTGGGGGTCACCCAGCGGGATATAGGGCGGGTTGCTGACAATGGCATCAAACCGCTGCCCGGTGACGGCACTCAGATAGTCGCTGCGCACAAACCGTACGGAGGCGCCCAACTGCCTGGCATTGTGCTGCGCCACCTGCAAGGCGGCATCGGACAGGTCCAGTGCTGTCAGCTGCCACTGTGGCCGCTCCAGTGCCAGCGTAATGGCGATACAGCCGCTGCCGGTGCCCACATCCAGCACCTGCAGCGGTGCATCAGCCGGCAGATGGGCCAGTGCCTGTTCGATCAGCAGCTCGGTATCCGGGCGCGGGATCAGCACGGCGGGCGTGACGCGGAAGGGCCGCCCGTAGAATTCGCGGCACTCCAGCAAGTAAGCAATCGGCTCTCCGGCCAGCCGACGCTGCACCAGCGTGGCAAAATCGAGCCGGGCGTCGCTCGAGATGGGTTCCCCGCCATGGGCCACCAGCCAGGCATGGTTGACCTGCAATACCTGCTGCAGCAGCAGGCGCGCCTCCAGCCGGGGCAGGCCGCAATGGCGCAGCAGCTGATCGAGGCTATCGTCACTCACAGCAGGAACACGGTCGCCAGACCGAGGAAGATGAAAAAGCCGCCCGAGTCGGTACACGCGGTGATCATCACCGAAGACCCCATGGCGGGATCCCGTCCCAGCTTGACCAGGGTCATCGGGATCATCACCCCCATGAAGGCGGCCAGCATCAGGTTCAAGGTCATGGCGGCGGTCATCACCAACCCCAGCAAGGGACTACCATACAGCGCGTAGGCCACCACGCCGATCAAGCCGCCCCAGATCACCCCGTTGGCCAGGCTGACGCCGATTTCCTTTTTCAGCATCCAGCGCGCGCTGTCCGGATGCAGCTGATCCAGCGCCATGGCGCGCACGATCATGGTGATGGTCTGGTTGCCGGAATTGCCGCCGATCCCCGCTACAATCGGCATCAGCGCTGCCAGCGCCACCAGTTTTTCGATGGAACCTTCAAACAGGCCAATTACCCGGGATGCCACAAAGGCGGTCACCAGATTGATGGCCAGCCAGGCCCAGCGGTTCTTCACCGAGCGCCACACCCCGGCAAAGATATCCTCTTCCTCCTTCAAACCGGCCAGATTCAGCATCTCGCTGTCAGATTCTTCCCGAATTACGTCCACCATCGCATCAATGGTCAGCCGTCCGCACAGTTTGCCGGTGGCATCCACCACCGGGGCGGAAATCAGGTCATACCGCTCGAAGGCTTGCGCCGCATCGCTGACGTCATCCCCGGGCGAGAAGGTGACCGGATCATCCGCCATCACCTCCAGCACGCGCTTGTCCGGATCATTCAGCAGCAGACGCTTGAGTGGCAGTACCCCTTGCAGCAAGCCCGCCTGGTCGACCACAAACAGCTTGTCGGTGTGGTCTGGCAGCTCATCGAAACGGCGCAGGTAGCGCAACACCACTTCCAGCGACACATCATCGCGGATGGTGACCATTTCGAAGTCCATCAGCGCGCCGACCTGATCGTCCTCGTAAGACAGGGCCGATTGCAGCCGCTCGCGCTCCTGGGCGTCGAGGCCGGTCATCAGCTCGGCCACCACGTCTTCTGGCAAATCGGGGGCCAGATCGGCCAGCTCGTCCGCATCCAGCGATTCGGCCGCCGCCAGCAACTCCTGATCGTCCATGTCGGCGATCAGTGATTCCCGTACCGAGTCGGAGACTTCCAGCAGGATGTCGCCGTCACGCTCGGCCTTGACCATATGCCAGACGGTCAGACGGTCGGCCAGCGGCAGCGCTTCGAGAATGTGTGCCACGTCCGCCGAATGCAAGGCATCCAGCCGCTTTTGCAGCTCGGTGAGATGCTGGCGATGGACCAGGGTTTCCACCAGATCCTGATGCGGGCCGGATTGCTTGTGAATCAGGTCCTCAACCAGCTTGTGCTTGTGCAGCAGGGCAACCACTTGTTTCAGGTTGTCCTGCAGGCTTTCCTGCGGTTTTTGTTCGAGTTCGGTGGTCATGACGCCAAGCTCCGCCCCATCGGGGGCTGCAGCTCAACGCCCGAAGGGATCAACGACGATGTTGCAAGGGGAACGCGTAACTGCGTTTACTGGGTAAGTCCATTGGGGTCGTACACATCCTTCTGGGCGGCCGATTGCCGCGTGATACTGCCATTGTAGCATTGAACCTGTGTTGCAACACAGCAACGTCATGCAGGCCGTGGCCAGCGCAGCTCAACCAGTAACCCGCCTTCGTCGGCCTGCGCCAGACGCAATTGCGCACCTTGTTCACGGGCAATCCGCGCCACAATGGCCAGCCCCAGTCCGCTGCCGCCATCGCCGCCGCGCGCCGCATTGCCGCGCTCAAACGGCTGTAGTAACCGGGCCCACTCCGCCTCCGGAATACCCTGCCCATGGTCACGTATCTGCAGCCAGACCTGCTGCGCATCCTGCCCGGTTTGTACGATGACCGGTGGCGCGCCATAGCGGAAGGCATTGTCCAGCAGATTACCCAGCAGGCGGCTCATCGCCAGCGGCTGCAGTGTCAACCTCGGCAGCGCTTCCACCGCCAGCTGCAGCTGCAATTGTCCCAAGGGGTATTTGTCCGGCAACGGTCGCAGCAGTTCATGCAGATCGGTCACCTCCGCCCGTTCTTTGGGGCCGCCACCGATATAGATCATGAATTGCTGCACGATGCGTTCCATATCCTGCAGGTCGCCCAGCATGCCGTCGCGCAGGCTGTCGTCATGCATCATTTCAACCGCCAGCCGCATCCGGGTCAGCGGGGTACGCAGGTCATGGCTGATGCCCGCCAGCATCAGCCGTCGGGCATCGTCAGCATCGCGCAGCGAAGTCACCATCTGGTTGAACTGATCCGTCAGCAGCCGCAGCTCTTGCGGGCCGCTCGACACCAGCAGCGGCGGTGACTGTCCTTCCGCCAGCAACTTGCTGGCCATCCCCAGTGCGCGCAGGGGCCGGTTCAAACGCCAGACAAAGAAGGACGCACCCAACATGGCAAACAGGGTAAAGCTGCTGATACCCACCAGCAACGGCCAGCGCCGTTCATTGCGAATACGCCCAAGCGGGATGGACAACCAGTACGGGCGCTCCAGCACATCGACTTGCAGCCACAAACGCCAGTTGGGCTGGCGCTGGACGCGCACGGCATGGATAGGAAGCTGGTCCGCTTGCAGCTGCCGCACAATCGCCTGCTCTTGCGCCGGGATATTGTTGTCTGCAGGCGGATCAGCCTCACTCAGTGGATACAGGTTGGGACCATAAGGCCGGTTGTAGGCACGCAGCCATTGTGCCCGCTGCGCCTCCGGCACGGCCTCCAGCTGCCCCTCCAGTTCGGACAAGGTATCCAGCACCTGTTCACTCAGCTGCCCTGCCACCAGATTTTGCCGGTAGTAGCGCAACACGCCCCAGGCAAACCATTGCGACAACAGCAGGGTCACGATGACCACAACAGCCAGTCGGCCAAACAGGGTGCGCGGCATCCAGCGCTGCAGGTTCAGGCGTTTCATGTCTGCATGATACGACCAAGCCGCCCGCTTTGCCGATCTGCCACATGCCGCAGTTGTAAATCGCTGTAACGCAGGCCATGTGGCCGCTCACTTTTTTACAGCCCGTACCCGCTCCGACACAACTGGCTTACACGCGGACCGCAGACTGCAGGCCATGGCAAACGCCATATCACCCTTAAGACCACACAGGAGCTACACATGAAACACATTCTGTTGATGAGTGCCCTCACCCTCTCGCTCACCTCGCTGCTGGCCCATGCCGAGCGTGAACCCGCACCGCAGGCCGATCACCCCACGTCCATCAATGACCGCCAGCAAGAGCAGCGCGAGCGCATTGAACAGGGTGTGAAAAGTGGCGAACTGACCTGGCACGAAACCGCCCGCCTGGCCCGTGAGCAGCGGCACATCAAACGGGAAGAGGCCCGCTATCGTGCAGATGGCGAGTTGACCGCCCGCGAGCGTGCGGATTTGCAGCGCGATCTGAACAAAGCCTCCCGCGATATCCATGGGCAGAAGCATGATGCGCAGGACCGTGATCGCAACGGTGGCCGCCGTCGCTGAGCGGACCATCTGTAAATACCTGTAACCCTGACCCGCCAGCGGTACGCCTTTTTACAAAGCCCACCCTGGCGGACACAAAGTACTTACAGCGCTGGCGCACACTGATCCCGTATTCACCCGATCCGGAGTTTAAAATCATGAAGACCTCCCTGCTGCTGTTGTCCCTGCTGCTGGCTTTTGGCGTGGCTCGGGCCGAAGACACCCCGACACAAAATGAGGCGCCAAAGACCCTGGAGCAGCGTGAACAACAATTGCAATCGCAAATTGAGCGCGGCCTGCAAAATGGCAACCTGACACAGGCTGAAGCTGATCGGCTGAAAGCCGAGCTGGACCGCATCAAGAAACGGGAAGCCGAGCTGCGGGCTGACGGCACCCTCACCGGGCAGGAACGTGCCCGGTTGGAGCATCGCCTTAATGAGTTGAAACATGACATTCAGCATGAAAAGCGGGATGCCAAGCGTAGCCAGCACCAAGGTGAGGGCCAGGAAGGTGAGCATCAGGGCCGCGGTGAGCACAAGGATGGTGAGCACGGTGGCCGGGGCGGGGACAAAGGCGGCAAAGGCAAAGGCGGCTAAGCGCAGCCTTACCCAGCCCCCCCGGCTGTGCACGCAGCCGGGGGGGGGCTGGGGCATTCAAGCCCGTCTGTACATCGAAGACCAGCCGCCTTCAAGGTGTGGTAGTCGCACCATCCGGAACAAACACATAGCCGAAGCCCCACACGGTCTGGATAAAGCCCGGCTGCGACGGGTCGGCCTCAATCAGTTTGCGCAGGCGTGAAATCTGCACATCGACACTGCGATCAAACGCTTCAAATTCCCGGCCACGAGACAGCTCCAGCAAGCGCTCACGCGACAGCGGATGACGCGGATGCATCGCCAGCACTTTGAGCAAGCTGAATTCCGCTTGCGACAACGGAATCTCAACGTCATTGCGGAACAACTTGCGTTGCCCTGCATCCAGCCGGTAATCGGCAAAGACATAGACCTCTTCCGGATCCAGCGCCGCCGCCAGCGCGGGCACCTCCGCCTGACGCCGCAGTACCGCCTGGATGCGAGCCAGCAATTCCCGCGGATTGAACGGTTTGGGCAGGTAGTCATCCGCCCCCATCTCCAGTCCGATGATGCGGTCCACGTCGTCACCACGGGCGGTCAACATGATGATGGGCAAATTGTCGTTGCGCGCACGAATTTTGCGGCACACCGACAAACCATCTTCACCCGGTAGCATCAAGTCCAGGATCAACAGATGCGGGCGTCGCTGCTGCAGCCGTTTTTCCAGCTGGCTGGCGTCTGCATAGACGTCAACGTCAAAGCCCTGCTCGGTGAGGTAGCGGGTCAACAGCTCGCGAATGCGGGCATCGTCATCAATCAACAGCAGGCGTCGGGATGGGCTTGTCATGCCTTGTACTGTAGGGGAGCCGGCTGCGTTCTGCCAAGCCCCTGTTGCACCCCAAGCGTAAAAAGCCTGTGGTAAACAGCGGTCAGGTTACAGCTTTTTACACGGTTCCCACAGCGCGACACAATGCAGATACACTCCTGCATCATACTGCCTTCATCCCGTTTTCCGCCTTGCACCCGAGTCTGACCATGCGCGCCCGCCCCTTGCTTGCCATGCTGCTGTTGCTTGCCTCTTTTGGCAGCACGGCGCATGCAGAAACGCCGGATCAGGGCAGCAATCTGCCGCCCAAACTGGCTGAGCGCTGGCAATTGCGTGAGAAGCGCCTGCAGCAAGCGCTGGAAAATGGCGACATCACCCCGGAGGCCGCCGCGCGGCTACGGGAACGCTGGGCACGGCAGGCGGCCACCATTGAAAAGACGCGGGGTCAGCTTCTGGACGGCAAACCGTCGGGGAGCAAACCCGGCAAGCCCCAGCCAGAGAGCCTGCAGCCGCAACCGGAAACCCCGGTGCTGGATAATCTGCCAGCCCGTAAAGCCCTGCGCGAAGCCCGCAAAGCGAAGGAAGCACAAAAGACAGAAGCGGATGCAGAAGGACAACGAGGCCGCGAGGGCGGTGGCCAGCGTGGGCGCAATGGTGGGGGTTCCGACCGCGGGGGTCGTGATGGTGGAGGGCACGGCGGCGGCAAAGGCAAAGGCTGAGCCGTCGGCAGCAAACAAAACGCCCCGGCGCAAACCGGGGCGTTTTGTCATCCTGCAGCCAAAGGCTTACAGGCTGTAGTACATCTGGAATTCCACCGGGTGGGTGGTCATCCGGGTCTTGTTCACTTCTTCCATCTTCAGCTCAATGTAGGCGTCGATGAAGTCGTTGCTGAACACAC
This region includes:
- the hemC gene encoding hydroxymethylbilane synthase, with protein sequence MSFPDRLVIATRESPLALWQAEHVRHLLQTQYPGLQVELLGMTTQGDRILDVSLSKIGGKGLFVKELELAMQEGRADLAVHSMKDVPMLLPEGFALPAILQREEPFDALVSNQYDSLAALPAGAVVGTSSLRRESQLRAQYPHLRIEPLRGNLGTRLRKLDEGQYAAIILAVAGLKRLGLAERIRAVLPPEQSLPAVGQGAIGIECRSDRPELITLLAGLDHAATSACVQAERAMSRKLGGSCQVPLGGFAVLEGDQLWLRGFVAQADGQQVLRTEQRGRMTDATQLGEAAAMALIAQGADAIMAALSLP
- a CDS encoding uroporphyrinogen-III C-methyltransferase; the encoded protein is MNPPLHHRRIVVTRPAAQASALMQSIRELGGEPLLLPLLVIEPLPDPHQLRQAAETLSTARFAIFVSPNAVEQALPLLLAHGSWPEGVQAVAIGPGTAHALQQAHITDVLCPRQQYDSQGVLALPELQSVDGQRILIFRGEDGKAELGDGLQARGAQVEYIPCYRRLLPQDTAQHLADLLSSDPPDAFIVTSSEAARHLFSSAGESLLKQLQSIPIGVTHPQIGDTVRAHGGSAVEAGSGGDLALLKALSAALDVPPPPVTTGRTVMPEPTPASPVQPQRPGLGERLVERINPTLLVALVALGILIWQWRDNSLQLSQLRSEVGLRLAETGAFQKQSRDLIERIERARIEERSRLVTLETRMAESQSQQATLAALYQNLNQHRDSLLLAEVEQLLMAASQQLQIANDPRAALVALEGAQSRLALEDNPKFLPLRQSVGKDIATLKTLPNVDTVNLTMRLDAMLAVVDNLPFSIDSRPQQAPKLPNVKEEPDSLSKEIWGEIKQLIRIRRIDKPDAPLLPAEQTYFVRENMKLRLLSARTALQQRDENVFRTDLQAVRQSLQGFFDTQSMDVKQSLTQLNQMLATPLQVKLPDLTASLSALGSLKTLQEQELTAGAHP
- a CDS encoding heme biosynthesis HemY N-terminal domain-containing protein: MRALFWTLLLFVLAVVLALLSRVNTGYAILIVPPYRIDISFNTFVFLTVLAFIVAYFIIRAAATTLALPQKVRDYHRSKRRNAAQKSLLDALLAYFEGRYSRAERLASQTLELEESPQSRAISALLAAAAADSIKNTDKRDAYLARSELATPDTHLARLMVQASLQLKAHRYEEALETLHTAKNIAPKLTTALRLELTARQQLGQFAHVLPLIAQLEKSEAINPVQAEQLRKHAFTRQLRDEVQELVLFRRFWNKLPADYRLDSKMALTAARKLTDWQQWQDSREVLTQALQHGWEPALVLALSQLPTDAPADEVLARVQQAEAWLEQHPQDASLLLALGRLCRQQQLWGKARSYLEASLAVAPSAVTHIELARLLTQLDEASTAQLHFEAAASAVEQALADQDD
- a CDS encoding DMT family transporter, with the protein product MLWALMAIILWASLAVLGLALAHWPPFLLTGLSLLLGGLLSLPHWRQWRVPLRTLLLGVYGLFGFHFLLFMALRHAPPIEANLINYLWPLLIVLLTPLFLPGHRLRAVHVLAAVLGFAGAALAIVGGRQFSLQGSGVGFALAGCSALVWASYSLASRRVPPFPTAAVGGFCMVSAALALLCHGLWEPAVVWRTVDGVSLLLLGLGPMGAAFYLWDRALKQGDPRRIGVLANLTPLLSTVALHLWTGRPLSGQVGLAAVLISGAASLVWWSGRRAQSS
- a CDS encoding helix-turn-helix domain-containing protein — its product is MSQAALRHYAASHGSHAHAFSQWLCCLQGALELEVEGHLYRVLPGSGVWIPPQSRHDFAGYQNNQCLVLDLPVEVFPRRPTAFGWPAALRPLLQQLQQALQQRPDHVGLQAAVAGVLCWHQSPTRTATLPLDALGHWVSAHLHRPITVAELAQLCGWSVPHFHDCFRQHTGLTPQSWLRQLRLQAARQRLQQGMAVAAVAAQVGYASPSALTAALRRSDGVRARDLWPDTHKIGTPS
- the prmC gene encoding peptide chain release factor N(5)-glutamine methyltransferase, yielding MSDDSLDQLLRHCGLPRLEARLLLQQVLQVNHAWLVAHGGEPISSDARLDFATLVQRRLAGEPIAYLLECREFYGRPFRVTPAVLIPRPDTELLIEQALAHLPADAPLQVLDVGTGSGCIAITLALERPQWQLTALDLSDAALQVAQHNARQLGASVRFVRSDYLSAVTGQRFDAIVSNPPYIPLGDPHLQQGDLRYEPANALTDGADGLQAYRALAQQAKACLRPGGWLLVEHGYDQGETVPALLQQAGWQQIRLHHDLAGQARVTCAQRPEG